A window of Miscanthus floridulus cultivar M001 chromosome 12, ASM1932011v1, whole genome shotgun sequence genomic DNA:
ATAAAGCATCAAATTCAAATAATAATCCAGAAGCAAATATTATGTTGTTGATACAAGCTGTTGCTAGCCGCTCATGTTCTTCTTGCTAATGACCACCTTGAACATAGACTAGAGAGTCTCAGGCTTCACTGGTTTGGGCACAAACACATCAGCACCAGCTTGCATGAATGCCTCCCGGCCACCAAAATCTGCCGAGACCCCAACAATCTTCACTGCAGTAGCTCCCATGGCACGGATCTTGACCACAGCCTGCCAAACAATCCACCAAGAAATTAAAATTTTGTTAGTTATGAGTCTTACTTTCATTTTTGATGATGCTGAAGTTTACATTATATTGCAAGTTTTTTTGTTATACTGTAACAAAATACAAGTGAAATAACAGATAAGTAATACTAGTAAGATGAAATGCTAGAAGATATCTTTTTTCTATAACTTCTGGAGAAACTTGTGAATAATGTTCACAAAAAAATAACAGGAAATAAATATAAATCTACTAAAGTTGAAACATATACCGTACCTCAGGACCCAACATTATGGGCATATCCTTATGTAAGAAAATAATGTCAAATGTCTTCCCTTCAATGAAAAGATCAACAGCTTCTTTCCCATTCTCAACAGCAGTAGCCTCGCAGTTAAGTTTGTGCAACATATGCATGAGAATCACACAATCAATTTTGATATCCTCGACAACTAATGCCCTTGGGGCAGACCCTTGGTTCCTGGATGCCATGAAGATACTGCAAACAAAATGAGGAAATCAATTTTAACAGTACTCTTCACTTCCTGATACTACGAAGAAGATTAAGCAAAATCATAATATTCTCTACTTGATTACAACATCGTAAAACATATATTGTTTCCAAATTGCAGTATCATATCATGTATTAACATCAAGCATGTTTATGTTTTACAGTAGATTAGACTGAATGACATATACATAGATTATTATTGTAGTTCCAGATTACAATGAATGACATGTATGTAGATAATTAAGAGTTCTATCTCGGGCTTCACCGTGCACTATAGTGAGAAGtttttctcccttcttctcctaaaatgaactagaagcaaGTGAAACAATTACTTTTAGGTTCACCGGCTCCTCCATGCATTGCAGCAAGGAACCAGAGCTGTTTTGAGCcatgccatacaaggcttcataCTGCAGTATACTAGCTACGACTACAATCTAGACAAACTATACATATTCTagagaaaatataaaaacaaagagaaggaattaaggaccaatctttttttcttggtACTCGGCTGCCTCTTTGAGTGCTGCATATCACAGTCacagggccattttataggggaaGCCAAGGGCAAAAGTTTGCCTACCCAAATCTGAAAGATTTTTCCTATAACTGATTGAGAATAAATGTGAATTGGGAATCTGATATGCGTAATTAATTCTCTCCTCGTTTTGAATCAAAATGCAAGATCTCACACCCCTTGGGTTTTGACACGTGTATATATGGCGTGTTACTATTGATGAATTCACTCCTAGCTGTTGCATGTGAATCCACCATGGCGATGAGCAAGCCATTGCTAAACGTTGAGAGGGCGATGGAGTTCtcgaaacaaaagaaaaaaaaaggtatgGTGATTACATGTACGAtcaggacatcactacttcattgcatacaagccaaggagaggaggaggtccagcatgggcgtccaattcatctttttcatggtggaggcccagtccaactgaagttggagcccatctcgggtttcaggactagtctgccttaaactggtcacccagtgtaacacctcgggtgttagctttgcataacttgacttgcataacctgagcatgagcatcaagcattcataaatcatcaattacaattgaaacatttgatcaaaacatatgaaacatttcttgttatttcatgtttcttggaacatatgcatatgatcatgtacaaatgaatgcaagtgggtagtgctagtcactacaacaccttagctacacttaggttaactaaaggaaccttgttcatgaaggccacatttcttgatcaaagcatttaagtgttatttcatgtgttgacctgaatagctatatgagtgactactgcatgaaatgcttaaatgaccttgcaaattgttttaacatgcttagagtatcatcatgaacaactttggtatttagtgctaaggctagtttggtcatttagccatggtttgtgtatgtatcatgatttcaaagtgacatgtttgactaaagttgaactaggtgttagggaccttgcatggaggagttcactaaagcaaagttgaagtgtttaacataaggaacaactttgatttttgggcctttgactgattcagctcctaacatgttggaaattggatcacaagaatcatcaaaatcctgatttcaacacttaacaaattttctaagtgtttgctcgactgtcagcctgacaagccgactttgagcatgattttactcagtttagagagcgaattagagtatgctgccttaacaggagttggagatggtacatggttctacaacttctattcagtacgtttgcacgaaggagccaccgttTAGCTGGTACATCAACGAGAAAatgcgctgtcaggctcggccatcacgttctgacgaaactgaatcgactgaatcgatcggcacagtggccgaccagcttcagagcagagccgccgcgtggaggttCTGTCGGCcacgcgtcgccgttgccctgaccgcgcaggccacgccgcgcccgagcgcgccttcttcacgccagcgCTCGCCCGCAACGCCCAGCGCCTGCATTTTCGTTTTCCCGACCCctccttcgccgttcgcagcgcccgcaagcacagcagcagcgccgccgtcgccgttgacggcacaagcctcgcctagccgcttctccatcaccgcaaccgCATAGCCGTCTTCCCCGCGACTCCCTGCGCCAGCCAGTGCCCGCCGTTTCAAGCTCGGTGAGCTCTAGCCCCGCACACCgcctcgccggagttccgccgcaagccccgttgtcgtggccacgccgccacagttcCCTTCTCCAAGCGTTAGCTAgtgcgctaggtccgccgtagtaccccggtgctcgtccgagccttaggtcgggccaccgaggacgtcgccggcgttttgccgtggtccagcctcgccgttccgccatggccgccgccgctagctctagggtcagcaatagggccggccaagtggctcaataggttcgccaggtcatgtaggtcctaccctgatgacctcaccgccggcgaagctcgccgtcgtcgagccgcagccgcgcagtgcccagcagcgccgctgctctgctccgtgtcactgacgcgtggggtcccctgaccagcgggtcccacctgtcagcgacagcagtagtgtaggctaaaccattttgaatccagtttttgattggttttgttatttttgtatctgcagattggtagctccaaaaatgttgaaataaatatggttgtgttccttaggaagtgtagtatttaggaaaattatgttcttggcttcaacagtagaaatttctggagatttaaatagggatttcaaatgtgcttttgaatgcatttaaaattgtttattctatatctagagttcctgtgctccaaaaattatgaaatttttgtggtaggctattcttgttatacatgaacttggataaaaatttgaggaccagtgcatgtgtagatctatagttatagatttttcttttataaatagttaatccttgcatgaatttttataaattaattataagtccaaaattcatgaaattaattggaggtgatactagtaccatatggatgttaagaaaaataagaaatctgttgcttgacacttttcaataggattttccatttatgctatttcaagccttgcttccttatcatttttgtataggatgttctacttagcaaaatgacatgaaatttttatagtagtcctttgatagcattattaaggctctgtaaatttctgagaatttattaagcacatctgatatatatttattatttaacctagatatctaaataaaataataagggcaatttaataaatagtttgggctttgccattatattatcttaactatgtttggtatgcttaaactgttggtaggttctaggttgtcaatttgtgaataattacatgaagtagaggtgttattactttatattgcatgttaagtcatttccggaccGATTCTAGgatatgatgagttgcatgttgaaactgatgtggactgtaaaaatggttaataacaaagttgtagaaaatttgataagctttccagaaagtccaggatcactagatttggaattgtagaactccagttatgagtgaaacaagtagatactgtttatggcatagtcgatgcattgtaggagtagttaagtagtaagcgagaagagatatgcacctactcaaataacgcgatgcacttgttaacattatgcattcgtgatgctcataccatactcatgcatctaggatcggaggaacaaatcacgttgctggaattcgaagaagcagaggaagggaacccgcaggagaatccgcaagtccccgctcccgaaggcgtggagcagaaccctgaagagcttccggagtgccctgaccatcgtcctacttcctttctgcgaggcaagccccagagcattataagtctcccagtaatttacaaatgtttacttacgtatttatgattgatgcattaggttataagagttgaatgaaaccacttgatgcatgtacattccttgtccagatattaaccctttaaccggtataggtccaggatcgaatatatgcttagccatgcttagaccggtagaagtcgggtgatgtcctgtcacctgcgagatataggtggataccggagcacggttggctatatctgctatcgtggaacagaaccatgtggtaaaagtaaattgagaccggacgggaggtcgatagggaagcaacaaggcatggaggtcttgggtgtggacttatccccgtctgtgtcgatcaaggaccgtaccgttgttggaacttctgacaagattgaacgcatgcctctcacttagctggccggataactcgttccgaccgcgaagccgagtaattcaactcaggccgggaatcgttctgttgtgcgctccttccggggaacgatcagactgagcccaagggcaggcttggcctgagcatcctggcatctggtgttccagattgtgcggcgcagtacgaacccgcgaaatgtgtaccggagttgtaccaaaggtgacctaagactatcgtggctgatagatctgggtttgtgttaggaataaattcccagctggttgaaatcgattcgaatcgccgtctctcccggatagtgagaaacttggctagctccaacatcgtagtaactgtgttatgaaacatgatggttcagatgaatatggaattacaatacttgctatggttactattgtatgattctaaataaaataccacatgtttggcataggatagttgctaacctagaaatggatagttataattaacttgataaaagaatcacaagtgtacaaagattaattgcctttttcgcaaaaatgttgtcaagttacgtccacttatacagccgtgcataatccttggagtcattttatttctggttcatgacgggtaagtctagctgagtaccttctcgtactcagggtttattttcccattgttgcagatggcactgtgtatcatggttattgcaagagttgcttctatcccgctgtggatgaggagtaagccgtgggcaggcttccttagtaattcctatctttgcttttgtggaccgtgatctggtttggcactgtattaaactatgttggaaaaactttatctcgaacttgtttgcttccgctttgtttatcaaacttgttttgtaataacttttattcgtactctgatgacgaaaagtatctgtgaactttatgtaatatgtggcatgcatgttgaatcctgtacgatcttggttgttgtaaatcgtttatcgagacccgtcgtggtactcgacggactaccgggtttatatgggttcaagtatgacagtgcgaccgcttgcggattgccattatacttgtattcttataaattggtcggttctgcgacagctggtatcagagcaggattcaacgttaattgtcacaagtgtatttaaaaacaaaagtttttgtttccgaaaacccttctctagcaactaatagttatataatgggtatttgaaatctaaagtgtgccaatgatcactttccttatgcccaaattaaggactattaggtggctatttaagtactaacatgggggtttttacttcgtcgtccatacggcgtgctatagtatggatgccattcacttgagtggtaatgtatggatcaaatgcctctacgccaaggtaagatgagtatatgaccgcaagatgtgagcgtgcggtcgggaagagttagttctggtacggctatgtatgcatgcttgcatgtgtatatggtacgtatttaattgtgggtttaaattattgttgggtagattgatacggaagtatatgtatggggatacatatatggaagtatttacaattacattctgcatattctttatgggtttagggctgaaatgaaattttatgcaggtacactaacaatgaaacgtgtagctcgactagttacgctatttatgagagaacgtatgtatgccaccgtgtctaccgttagaaacaaatttttcctaagtttgtgaggacgtacggcacgagcatgcatcatgttaaaataccattcacataattacaattgttcctccccttataaagattcttactcggttatgtaactcttatccattatggcattgtctcaccaaagggtacatgttgatggtgcagatggcacgcaccaagcagactgctcgcaagtccaccggaggtagagctcctagccgtcagcttgctccacgtacccgtcaacgtcacacgttccttggagagtttgggatgcctaccctcttgtggagagtgctcagctatgtaggctatcctgatggaatggaaccccgctacttctgggcgaatgagcggttgggagaaggtctcttagttactgtggaggccgttgtccgcccccgaggtgacgattctgagtggacaggctggtgttatgagtcgactggtaggactgctgaagaagcagctggcagggcagctattgggatcctgagggatatcatggatcgttttcctcaggagctggcagccgctttggttggagtctttccaagaggtaacccctccactgactcatggcagcaggcaagaggaagacccttggaaattggtgccgcagaaaggcagaacagcgataaccctgcaatgagcgccatgtttgcaatgatgagagtgttggatggagttgaaggtagcctcagacgtgtgtctggtgctcttggtcatgcccgcgaggaccgacgtcagcttcagagggagcacgacgccgagattgaaaggctcaccgaggagatgactaggttaactcatcagcggaatgcagcttggtccagggaagatgtcctgagagctccgacagtttgagctggaacaacagctggccaatgcggagggatacaatgataatctgcatgaagaagttcacctactgcacaatcagctccacccttatgtaccacctggagccgcagaaatggatctagaagggtacgaggaagaagaagaagtggcacctgaagaagaagtagaacctggggaAGGAAATGATTCTGCGtccgacctcgatagtgatcatgatgaggattagatcacttagcgtgtagtgggaagactaatgtatcacctttatttatgtaatggacctgtagttccaagttggcattagtaaccagactatcatgtaatgctaatcgcacgtttgggtaaacgttaatgcaattttagttccttgtcggtcatcacgctttaacttgcatgcgttatgagcacgataagtggtcaaattggcgatgtcatgttgcgagaatgaattattatgcctctgtttttattgtgctttcgagaatttttctccagtaatttcagtttggcatgagtacctaattcgtctgcaatctcttggcatcgacccataatcgcttattgttgcaacttcgcagatgacgcgcacccgtgcaggagctagcagcagccaggatggcaaccatgatgacttgccaccccaccgccaccatctgctcaggaattctttacccagttcctgggtagccagaggacaatggaagaagccttgcgcctcatcgcgcaaaacactgctcgtggccacccacagcaaccaggggccgagccaaa
This region includes:
- the LOC136495343 gene encoding two-component response regulator ORR42-like, whose product is MASRNQGSAPRALVVEDIKIDCVILMHMLHKLNCEATAVENGKEAVDLFIEGKTFDIIFLHKDMPIMLGPEAVVKIRAMGATAVKIVGVSADFGGREAFMQAGADVFVPKPVKPETL